Within Caproicibacterium argilliputei, the genomic segment GATTCAGAGTAATACCACGTATTATTTGCCAGTTTTTATGAATCATGAAAAATACCGCAAGCGGCGCTTCAATTTTGCAGCGCTCCTGTTAGGCGGTGGTTGGCTTCTGTATCGGAAAATTTACGCATTGGGAGTTGCCATCAGCACAATCGCGTTGGCTTTGGAAGTTGCCGTTCAGTTTTTCACGGCAAAGTTTTCCTCACCGATTCTCATGCGTATGATGAGTGACTTGGGCATTGCCGGAACCAGTTCCTTAAATATGGCGCAGCTCTACCGGGTTGCCGAAAAGATTACATTACTGCCCGCTTCGCAGCAATTCCTTTTTCTGCTTCCCAATCTTCTCTCTCTGGCTATTTTCATCATTCATCTGGTGCTCGGCATTACCGCCAACAATCTATACCGGAAGCACTGCGTGAAAACGATTCGGCAGATTCAAACCACACTGCCAAACAACAGCGACCTGCTGATTCACTATCAGGAAAAGGGCGGTGTAAACACAGCCCTTCTCTTTATTGTCCTTGTGTGCTATTTAATTGCAAATAACTCCATATATTTTATGTTATAATTTTGTTTAAAAAGTGCGTGGATTTTTTCACGCCGTTTATTTTATCAATTTTTGGGAGTGAATCGTATGAAAATCACAAAAGCAGTTATCCCCGCAGCCGGTCTTGGCACGCGGGTATTGCCTGCCACGAAAAGCATGCCAAAGGAAATGCTGCCGATTGTCGATAAACCTGCCATTCAGTACATCGTTGAAGAGGCCGTTCGTTCCGGAATTACTGATATTCTCATCGTCACGAACCGTGGCAAGGGATTGATTGAAGACCACTTTGATCGTGTTCCGGAACTGGAAGCAAAGCTTGAAAAGGGCGGCGCACAGAAGGAAGCCATTCTCAAAGAAGTTGCAGGAATCGC encodes:
- a CDS encoding RING finger protein, which gives rise to MTDFTGVNCPVCNKPFHPGDDIVVCPVCGAPYHRACYKEVGHCVFEEKHGTAEAWQPPKTKAKAEESVRCPRCGHDNAPDALFCEHCGASLTSREEDSSAQNPNVGQSDSSFPGGFSPFGSGSQPNGWPYGSAPFVFDPMAGIDPDTTIDGEKAGDLAKVIQSNTTYYLPVFMNHEKYRKRRFNFAALLLGGGWLLYRKIYALGVAISTIALALEVAVQFFTAKFSSPILMRMMSDLGIAGTSSLNMAQLYRVAEKITLLPASQQFLFLLPNLLSLAIFIIHLVLGITANNLYRKHCVKTIRQIQTTLPNNSDLLIHYQEKGGVNTALLFIVLVCYLIANNSIYFML